One window of Gemmatimonas aurantiaca genomic DNA carries:
- a CDS encoding methyl-accepting chemotaxis protein, with protein sequence MKIRTRLGLAFLTVITLTVVLSLISIQRVRSISANLAEVNDINSVKQRYAINFRGSVHDRAISLRDVVLNHTLTGVQAEVADIERLAANYANSAGPLDEMMKRSAYVTDIERRILDSIKVTEQTTLPMIDEIIRLRRAGQDAQAREMLMMQARPQFVAWLRQINLFIDLQEAKNKSIGAQTTALASSFTLFTGALMLGALLLGGLAAWWAMNSLRPLQQLTDRMGTLAAGDLSVDVPSTGRGDEIGDIARAVAVFKSNGIERIRMEEVARERQAELDAKLKESERAFLAEQQQVMRAMATALSRLAAGDLTVRADTNVGEGYQPLMRDFNAAVNRLATQLEQVQAAAEQVADAGSQITVGSDTLARSASDQAASLELVGTRVQHVASMADQSAENAATAQQLSAEARRHTEVGSARMQRLTDAVKEIRQASVDTAKIIKTIEEIAFQTNLLALNAAVEAARAGDAGRGFAVVAEEVRSLAIRSSEASKTTAALIEKSVQSAEQGVTLNIEVTESLEQIARQVARAAEVTEHISHAARQQAEGVAQINESIVQMGSITQQVATNAEESASAATELESQAHVLHEAVSQFTLAPERSPMRVPSHTGHRKSWRPPLNLVRSGGGTMHREEADATEVMETLF encoded by the coding sequence ATGAAAATCCGCACCCGCTTAGGTCTTGCCTTCCTGACGGTGATCACGCTGACCGTCGTGTTGTCGCTCATCAGCATTCAGCGCGTACGATCCATCAGCGCGAATCTCGCGGAGGTCAACGACATCAACAGCGTGAAACAGCGCTACGCGATCAACTTCCGCGGCAGTGTGCACGACCGGGCTATTTCTCTCCGCGATGTCGTGTTGAATCATACGTTGACCGGTGTGCAGGCCGAGGTGGCGGATATCGAGCGGCTGGCCGCCAACTACGCCAACTCGGCCGGGCCCTTGGACGAGATGATGAAGCGTTCGGCGTACGTGACGGATATCGAACGCCGGATTCTCGACAGTATCAAGGTGACCGAGCAGACCACCTTGCCGATGATCGACGAGATTATCCGACTGCGTCGGGCAGGTCAGGATGCGCAGGCCCGGGAGATGCTGATGATGCAGGCCCGTCCGCAGTTCGTGGCCTGGCTGCGTCAGATCAATCTGTTCATCGATCTGCAGGAAGCGAAGAACAAGTCGATCGGTGCGCAGACGACCGCGCTCGCTTCGTCGTTCACCCTGTTCACCGGCGCACTCATGCTCGGCGCGCTCCTGCTGGGAGGGCTTGCCGCGTGGTGGGCCATGAACAGTCTGCGCCCGCTGCAGCAGTTGACCGATCGCATGGGAACGTTGGCTGCCGGCGATCTCTCGGTGGATGTGCCCAGCACCGGACGTGGAGACGAGATCGGCGATATCGCCCGTGCCGTGGCCGTCTTCAAGTCCAACGGGATCGAACGCATCCGCATGGAGGAAGTCGCGCGTGAGCGGCAGGCCGAACTCGACGCGAAGCTCAAGGAGAGTGAGCGGGCGTTCCTGGCCGAGCAGCAACAGGTGATGCGCGCGATGGCCACGGCGCTCTCCCGGTTGGCGGCCGGAGATCTCACCGTGCGTGCCGATACCAACGTGGGCGAAGGGTATCAACCACTCATGCGTGATTTCAACGCCGCCGTGAATCGTCTGGCCACACAACTGGAGCAGGTGCAGGCGGCCGCGGAGCAGGTGGCGGATGCGGGGTCGCAGATCACGGTCGGCAGCGATACACTCGCCCGCAGTGCCAGCGATCAGGCCGCCAGTCTGGAACTGGTGGGCACTCGCGTGCAACACGTGGCCAGCATGGCCGACCAGAGTGCGGAGAACGCCGCCACCGCTCAGCAGCTTTCCGCGGAAGCACGGCGTCACACCGAGGTGGGAAGCGCCCGGATGCAGCGTCTCACGGACGCCGTGAAGGAAATCCGTCAGGCCAGTGTGGATACGGCCAAGATCATCAAGACCATCGAGGAGATCGCGTTCCAGACCAATCTGCTCGCGCTCAATGCCGCGGTGGAAGCGGCGCGTGCCGGTGACGCGGGTCGCGGTTTTGCCGTGGTGGCCGAGGAGGTGCGTTCGCTGGCCATCCGTTCATCGGAAGCATCCAAGACTACAGCGGCATTGATCGAGAAGAGCGTCCAGAGCGCGGAACAGGGCGTGACGCTCAATATCGAAGTGACCGAGAGTCTGGAGCAGATCGCACGGCAGGTCGCGAGAGCGGCGGAGGTGACCGAGCACATCTCACATGCAGCGCGTCAGCAGGCCGAAGGCGTCGCGCAGATCAACGAATCCATCGTGCAGATGGGCAGTATCACACAGCAGGTGGCGACGAATGCCGAGGAGTCGGCGAGTGCGGCAACGGAACTCGAGAGTCAGGCGCATGTACTGCACGAGGCGGTCTCCCAGTTCACGCTGGCGCCGGAACGGTCTCCCATGCGCGTGCCGTCGCACACCGGACACCGGAAGTCCTGGCGCCCGCCGCTGAATCTGGTGCGCAGCGGTGGCGGAACGATGCATCGGGAGGAAGCCGATGCGACCGAGGTGATGGAAACGCTGTTCTAG